A stretch of the Aminipila terrae genome encodes the following:
- the fliY gene encoding flagellar motor switch phosphatase FliY: MSDNNNYFTPMEIDGIGEILNISLGSSATAMSDMLGRKVTITTPNVKVRSYDEFEISEVEPAVGVEITYVTGLSGNNLMLLRKDDVRKILEILMYTEIDPETFELDELSLSAVCELMNQMMGASATALADVIGTMVNISTPVAFEVEDPEAFKEKYFSTDEPMVEVYFNIEIEDTFSSKFITMLSIDLCKKLISSFGFMENDKIDEQGNQEAAKTENVMNAVAADAANAPVNPSPAQPVSQQPQQPQMQMQQGMPMQGYPQQMYAQPQYTRDPRLINVQPVYQNYEVTPAEAGTNLDLIMKVPLQVSVEIGRTKKLVKEILELGQGSLVVLDKLAGDQVDVYVNGQCIAKGDVVVVDDNFGVRITEVIKKADLINSL; this comes from the coding sequence ATGAGCGATAATAATAATTATTTTACCCCCATGGAGATAGATGGCATTGGTGAAATACTAAATATAAGTTTAGGGTCTTCAGCAACTGCTATGTCAGATATGCTTGGCAGAAAGGTTACCATAACTACTCCTAATGTTAAAGTCAGAAGTTACGATGAGTTTGAAATAAGTGAAGTGGAACCTGCTGTGGGGGTTGAGATTACATATGTAACAGGTCTTAGTGGAAACAATTTGATGCTGCTAAGGAAAGATGATGTAAGAAAAATTTTGGAAATACTGATGTATACCGAAATTGATCCTGAAACTTTTGAACTGGATGAACTTTCATTAAGCGCTGTCTGTGAACTGATGAATCAGATGATGGGTGCTTCAGCGACTGCTTTAGCAGATGTAATAGGTACCATGGTGAATATATCAACACCTGTGGCCTTTGAAGTTGAAGATCCGGAGGCATTTAAGGAAAAGTATTTCAGTACAGATGAACCAATGGTAGAAGTTTATTTCAATATAGAAATTGAGGATACTTTCTCCAGTAAGTTCATAACTATGCTATCTATAGACTTATGTAAGAAACTTATTTCATCATTTGGGTTTATGGAGAATGATAAAATTGATGAGCAGGGGAATCAGGAAGCAGCTAAAACTGAAAATGTTATGAATGCCGTGGCGGCGGATGCAGCAAATGCTCCAGTAAACCCATCTCCGGCACAACCGGTATCCCAGCAGCCTCAACAACCACAAATGCAGATGCAGCAGGGTATGCCAATGCAGGGATATCCGCAGCAGATGTATGCACAACCGCAATATACCAGAGATCCAAGATTAATCAATGTTCAACCAGTATATCAGAATTATGAAGTTACACCGGCTGAAGCAGGGACAAATCTGGATTTAATTATGAAAGTTCCCCTTCAGGTTTCAGTTGAAATTGGAAGGACAAAAAAACTTGTAAAAGAAATATTGGAACTTGGACAGGGATCCTTAGTAGTATTAGACAAATTAGCCGGTGATCAGGTTGATGTTTATGTAAATGGTCAATGTATTGCAAAAGGCGATGTCGTAGTAGTGGATGATAACTTTGGTGTAAGAATCACTGAAGTAATCAAAAAGGCTGATTTAATTAACAGTCTATAA
- a CDS encoding flagellar biosynthetic protein FliQ, which translates to MDYYTPVFDMLHTAIMVAAKVSAPILLISMAVGLVIAIFQAATSIQEQTITFVPKLFIIGIILVVSGSWIMATMVDFTKAVFATMLEL; encoded by the coding sequence ATGGATTATTATACACCGGTCTTTGATATGCTGCACACAGCTATTATGGTAGCAGCCAAGGTTTCCGCTCCAATACTTCTGATTAGTATGGCTGTCGGCCTTGTAATTGCTATATTCCAGGCCGCTACATCCATTCAGGAACAGACAATCACTTTTGTACCCAAACTCTTTATAATAGGTATCATTCTGGTGGTTTCGGGTTCCTGGATTATGGCAACTATGGTGGATTTTACAAAAGCTGTTTTTGCCACTATGCTGGAGCTATAA
- a CDS encoding flagellar FlbD family protein: MIKLTKLNGVEFLLNDSHIQIIESIPESKIVLDNKDYYLVKESFDEIINKIAEFNAKTADKESYLKARRGLTEVADENQESAIK, translated from the coding sequence ATGATAAAACTTACAAAACTAAATGGCGTAGAATTTCTGCTAAATGATTCTCACATTCAGATTATTGAATCAATACCGGAGTCCAAGATTGTTCTGGACAATAAAGATTATTATCTGGTAAAAGAGTCTTTTGATGAAATAATCAATAAAATTGCAGAATTTAATGCCAAAACAGCAGATAAGGAAAGTTACTTAAAGGCCAGAAGAGGTTTAACTGAAGTGGCTGACGAAAACCAAGAGTCTGCTATAAAGTGA
- a CDS encoding flagellar motor switch protein FliM: MADVLSQSQIDALLNSLSSPEAVAQEEKLIEEEENKKIKKYDFKTPKKFTRDRLKLVFSVYENFARVISSYLTSMMRLSCQVEMVDIEEQKYFEFNNALSENDIVAMVDGSVNNGKGDSETLMIQMSNPVIYSLIDRMIGGSGEADGAETDGGFTDIEISLFENVMVHLLPIMEESWQSYFDVAFKFDKIETNPRLIQSIQADEIVVIVVLNIEIKDTTGTFNICIPGGIMEDVFKLTDQSNIAGRKREHQDEVAREEILDSLKDSPLKYEHF; encoded by the coding sequence ATGGCTGACGTATTATCACAAAGTCAAATTGACGCCCTACTCAATTCTCTGAGTTCTCCCGAAGCTGTGGCTCAGGAAGAGAAGTTAATTGAGGAAGAGGAAAACAAAAAAATAAAAAAATACGACTTTAAGACTCCTAAAAAATTTACAAGAGACCGGTTAAAGTTAGTGTTTAGTGTGTATGAAAATTTTGCACGTGTAATCTCATCATATTTAACAAGTATGATGCGTCTTTCCTGCCAGGTTGAAATGGTAGATATAGAAGAACAAAAATATTTTGAATTTAACAATGCATTATCAGAAAATGATATAGTTGCTATGGTGGATGGATCTGTTAATAACGGCAAAGGTGATTCAGAGACCTTGATGATTCAGATGAGTAATCCTGTTATATATTCGCTGATTGACAGAATGATAGGCGGGTCTGGTGAAGCTGACGGAGCTGAAACAGATGGGGGATTTACCGATATAGAAATATCCCTCTTTGAAAACGTCATGGTTCACTTACTGCCTATAATGGAAGAGTCATGGCAAAGCTACTTTGATGTGGCCTTTAAGTTTGACAAAATAGAAACCAATCCAAGATTAATTCAGAGTATTCAGGCTGATGAAATTGTAGTAATTGTTGTATTAAATATAGAGATAAAAGATACTACAGGCACTTTTAATATTTGTATTCCCGGCGGAATCATGGAAGATGTCTTTAAGCTTACAGATCAGTCAAATATTGCGGGAAGGAAAAGAGAGCACCAGGATGAAGTCGCCAGAGAGGAAATACTGGACAGCTTGAAAGATTCCCCCTTGAAATACGAGCATTTTTAG
- a CDS encoding flagellar hook-basal body complex protein produces the protein MVKSMFAAVAGLRAHQAKMDVISNNIANVNTYGYKAARATFRDVFYATSSGANDAGAVYGGTNPSQLGYGSKLGSIDSLMTGGGTATTDNPTDCMIQGNGFFLVGQKPTETAGVRNGIAVEDGLNDDGTINTNESAGKVNQTDISGLNMTRVGIFTFDGAGNMVDSNGRMVYGFASTYDSTNKTYSLNKKEITALRMPNKNSDPTKYEPMALKNITIGKDGSIVGTNDQNQTILVGKIALANVPNPNALERGENSYYTAKANTGTITVNPSGQNSTGTVESGCLEMSNVDLSKEFSDMITTERGFQANTRIITVTDSMLEELVNLKR, from the coding sequence ATGGTTAAATCGATGTTTGCTGCTGTAGCAGGACTTCGCGCCCATCAGGCAAAGATGGACGTTATCAGTAATAATATAGCCAATGTTAATACTTATGGGTATAAGGCTGCAAGGGCAACGTTCAGGGATGTATTCTATGCAACATCTTCAGGTGCAAATGATGCAGGAGCTGTGTATGGTGGTACAAACCCATCCCAGCTTGGTTATGGTTCAAAGCTTGGGTCAATTGATTCCCTTATGACAGGGGGAGGTACTGCCACTACTGATAATCCGACAGACTGTATGATTCAGGGTAATGGCTTTTTCCTTGTAGGTCAGAAACCTACCGAAACAGCTGGAGTTCGAAATGGAATTGCAGTTGAAGATGGTTTAAATGATGATGGTACTATAAATACCAATGAATCTGCAGGAAAGGTTAATCAGACGGACATATCCGGATTGAATATGACAAGGGTTGGCATCTTTACTTTTGACGGAGCTGGAAACATGGTAGATTCCAACGGCAGAATGGTATATGGCTTTGCAAGTACATATGATTCTACCAATAAAACTTATTCTTTGAATAAGAAAGAGATTACTGCTTTAAGAATGCCAAACAAGAACTCAGACCCAACCAAATATGAGCCAATGGCATTAAAAAACATTACCATTGGTAAAGATGGAAGCATTGTAGGTACAAATGACCAGAATCAGACTATATTAGTTGGTAAAATTGCGCTTGCCAATGTTCCCAATCCAAATGCATTGGAAAGAGGAGAAAATTCCTATTACACAGCTAAGGCAAATACGGGTACAATAACAGTAAATCCATCAGGACAGAATTCTACTGGTACTGTAGAATCAGGATGCCTTGAAATGTCTAATGTAGACTTATCTAAAGAATTTTCAGATATGATTACTACAGAAAGAGGATTCCAGGCTAACACAAGAATTATCACAGTAACAGATTCAATGCTTGAAGAATTGGTAAATCTGAAAAGATAG
- the rfbF gene encoding glucose-1-phosphate cytidylyltransferase, whose product MKVVILAGGLGTRISEESHLKPKPMIEIGDRPILWHIMKHYSYYGFNEFIICLGYKGHMIKEFFADYYLHMSDVTFDFTAENKMEIHQNVAEPWRVTLVDTGLNTQTGGRLARVKKYIGDERFMLTYGDGVSDVNLQKLLSFHEKNKKTITITAVQPGGRFGVIDIDEESPKINGFVEKAKEDGGWINGGFMVLEPEMFEYLDGDMCVLEQNPMGQIAAEGKGCAFKHTGFWQCMDTQRDKYTLTSLWEQGNAPWKVWK is encoded by the coding sequence ATGAAAGTAGTAATTTTAGCAGGCGGACTGGGCACACGTATATCAGAAGAAAGCCATTTAAAGCCCAAACCAATGATTGAGATAGGTGACAGACCCATTCTCTGGCACATCATGAAACACTATTCTTATTATGGTTTTAACGAATTTATTATTTGTTTGGGATATAAAGGACATATGATTAAAGAATTCTTCGCAGACTATTATCTTCATATGTCTGATGTTACCTTTGACTTTACTGCTGAAAATAAAATGGAAATACATCAGAATGTAGCAGAGCCCTGGAGAGTAACCCTGGTTGATACAGGCTTGAATACCCAAACAGGAGGCAGGCTTGCCAGAGTGAAAAAGTATATAGGCGATGAACGATTTATGTTGACTTATGGGGATGGTGTAAGCGATGTTAACTTACAGAAGCTTTTGTCCTTCCACGAAAAGAATAAAAAAACAATAACAATAACAGCAGTTCAGCCTGGAGGGCGTTTTGGGGTTATTGACATTGATGAAGAATCACCTAAGATTAATGGATTTGTGGAAAAGGCAAAGGAAGACGGTGGTTGGATTAATGGTGGATTTATGGTTTTGGAGCCAGAGATGTTTGAATATCTTGATGGAGACATGTGCGTTCTTGAGCAAAACCCTATGGGACAGATTGCAGCAGAAGGAAAAGGTTGTGCATTTAAGCATACAGGATTCTGGCAGTGCATGGATACACAGAGGGATAAATATACATTAACAAGTTTATGGGAGCAAGGTAATGCACCTTGGAAGGTATGGAAATGA
- a CDS encoding flagellar biosynthetic protein FliR, whose amino-acid sequence MQQFLQIDNLTAFGLIFMRMLGCIAFNPILGRRSVPVIMKAGMSLMLAILIYSYSDISAIGVINSTVEYITLALKEFCVGFVIGFIVSLFAYIIILGGEVIDMQMGLSMSKVYDPGSNVSMSLNATFYNILFMLMFFSMNGHLTLFKLFLELEKAIPYGHVLLGKDVAANVISVFCQCTVLGMKLAMPMVALQFLLEMAFGVMMRNIPQINVIMINIQAKIFVGFIFLIIIFTPTMSFVEGMIDQLFSAIVQVAKLMG is encoded by the coding sequence ATGCAGCAGTTTTTACAAATTGACAATTTAACAGCCTTTGGACTGATTTTTATGAGAATGTTGGGTTGTATTGCATTTAATCCTATATTAGGAAGAAGAAGTGTTCCGGTAATTATGAAAGCTGGCATGTCTTTAATGCTTGCAATCCTTATTTATTCTTATTCCGATATATCAGCCATTGGCGTAATTAATTCCACTGTAGAATATATTACCCTTGCACTGAAAGAATTCTGCGTTGGCTTCGTGATAGGCTTCATTGTAAGCCTTTTTGCATATATCATCATACTGGGGGGCGAAGTAATAGATATGCAGATGGGACTATCCATGTCCAAGGTTTACGATCCGGGCAGCAATGTTTCCATGTCCCTGAATGCAACCTTTTATAACATTTTATTTATGCTTATGTTTTTTTCCATGAATGGACATCTGACTTTATTTAAATTGTTCTTAGAGTTAGAAAAGGCAATTCCCTATGGACATGTCTTACTGGGAAAAGACGTGGCAGCAAATGTGATATCTGTTTTCTGCCAGTGTACGGTACTTGGAATGAAGCTTGCTATGCCCATGGTGGCACTCCAGTTTTTACTGGAAATGGCTTTCGGGGTAATGATGAGAAATATTCCACAGATAAACGTAATCATGATAAACATCCAGGCAAAGATTTTTGTTGGGTTTATATTTCTGATTATCATTTTTACGCCGACAATGTCCTTTGTAGAGGGCATGATTGATCAATTATTCAGTGCTATTGTTCAGGTAGCCAAATTAATGGGGTGA
- the flhB gene encoding flagellar biosynthesis protein FlhB, whose protein sequence is MSQSKTEKATPKRRKDERKKGNVPQSRDITSVVSLLVIFSVLKLVFPYMYEVMKRFIAFIMGKMATMDVFSGNTINDLTGETIKVLAISIVPLLVISAGISIISTGAQTRFMFSSESLKPTLNKFNPLNGIKRMFSVRSGVELIKNLIKIAIITVILYKFIYARFTELAKMLFIEPLQSSVFLLDAVVKMVYMVCMIFVFVAGLDYLYQRWEYERKIKMSKQEIKEEFKQMEGDPQIKGKIKQKQREMATSRMMQAVPTADVVIRNPTHFAVALKYDAESDKAPIVVAKGQDELALRIVAVAEGAGVYIIEDRPLARAIYATAELKMEIPYAYYTAIAEIFALVYSIRNNDKDKKRN, encoded by the coding sequence TTGTCACAATCTAAAACAGAAAAAGCCACACCGAAAAGGCGTAAAGACGAACGAAAAAAAGGTAATGTGCCTCAAAGTAGGGACATCACAAGTGTGGTATCTTTACTGGTGATTTTTTCAGTACTAAAACTAGTTTTTCCCTATATGTATGAAGTTATGAAACGTTTCATTGCCTTTATAATGGGGAAAATGGCAACAATGGATGTCTTTAGCGGAAATACAATCAATGATTTAACCGGGGAGACTATAAAAGTCCTGGCAATCTCCATTGTGCCACTATTGGTTATCAGTGCAGGAATATCCATTATTTCTACTGGCGCACAGACCCGATTTATGTTTTCCTCAGAATCTCTTAAGCCCACATTAAACAAATTTAATCCTTTAAACGGGATTAAAAGGATGTTTTCTGTACGCAGCGGTGTGGAACTAATAAAAAACTTGATAAAAATAGCTATTATTACAGTTATTTTATATAAATTTATCTATGCCAGGTTTACTGAGCTTGCTAAAATGCTGTTTATTGAACCATTACAGTCTTCTGTGTTTTTACTGGATGCTGTAGTTAAAATGGTATATATGGTCTGTATGATTTTTGTCTTTGTGGCAGGTTTGGACTATTTATACCAAAGATGGGAATATGAACGCAAAATCAAGATGAGTAAACAGGAAATCAAAGAAGAATTTAAGCAGATGGAAGGAGACCCTCAGATAAAGGGTAAAATCAAACAGAAACAGCGTGAGATGGCCACTTCCAGAATGATGCAGGCTGTACCCACTGCGGATGTTGTTATCAGGAACCCGACCCATTTTGCCGTTGCCCTTAAATATGATGCTGAATCGGATAAGGCACCTATTGTTGTAGCAAAAGGACAGGACGAACTGGCTTTAAGAATTGTAGCTGTAGCTGAAGGAGCGGGAGTTTATATCATAGAAGACAGACCGCTGGCACGAGCTATTTATGCCACAGCAGAACTTAAAATGGAGATTCCTTATGCTTATTATACAGCTATTGCAGAAATCTTTGCGTTAGTTTACAGCATAAGAAATAATGATAAGGATAAAAAGAGGAATTAG
- the fliP gene encoding flagellar type III secretion system pore protein FliP (The bacterial flagellar biogenesis protein FliP forms a type III secretion system (T3SS)-type pore required for flagellar assembly.) — protein MADSIVSINGTGMQTLEILTLLTLIALLPSILIMMTSFTRIVIVLSLLRNALGLQQTPPNTVIVGIALFLSLFIMQPVITDINQNAYQPYKSDLITQEQAINNASVPLKKFMLKQTKIESLNVFLNFADLKRPKNLMDIPMHVVVPAFMTSELSRAFLMGFLLYIPFLVIDIIVSSVLMSMGMVMLPPSMISMPFKLLLFVVVNGWELLFSTLVSSFN, from the coding sequence ATGGCTGATTCAATAGTCTCAATAAATGGAACTGGCATGCAGACTTTGGAGATTCTAACGCTTCTGACACTGATTGCATTGCTGCCATCCATACTGATTATGATGACTTCTTTTACCAGAATTGTCATAGTCCTTTCGCTTTTGCGAAATGCTCTGGGTCTCCAGCAGACACCACCAAATACTGTTATTGTAGGGATTGCATTGTTTTTATCTTTATTTATCATGCAGCCGGTCATAACAGATATCAATCAGAATGCATATCAACCTTATAAATCTGATTTGATAACACAGGAGCAGGCCATAAATAATGCGTCTGTTCCTCTTAAGAAATTTATGTTGAAACAGACGAAAATAGAGTCGTTAAACGTATTTTTAAATTTTGCAGATTTGAAAAGACCTAAGAACTTAATGGATATTCCTATGCATGTTGTTGTTCCTGCCTTTATGACCAGTGAACTAAGCCGTGCATTTCTTATGGGATTTCTGCTATATATACCATTCCTGGTTATAGATATCATTGTTTCCAGCGTACTCATGTCAATGGGTATGGTTATGCTGCCACCTTCGATGATTTCTATGCCCTTTAAGCTACTGCTCTTTGTAGTTGTAAATGGATGGGAACTACTTTTCAGTACTTTGGTAAGCAGTTTTAACTGA
- a CDS encoding TIGR02530 family flagellar biosynthesis protein, whose product MADIKVGNNYQNINQLVGNRSVNNTNNLNRNSGITTIGADFGTLLKEQLDKNSGADKNQGLQFSKHAQERVVQRGIELTPELMDDLNSAVKKADAKGAKDVVIFDSMNAFIVNVPNKTVVTTMSGSEMRDNVFTNIDGAVIL is encoded by the coding sequence ATGGCTGACATTAAGGTAGGAAATAACTATCAGAATATTAACCAACTGGTAGGAAACAGAAGTGTAAACAACACAAATAATCTGAATCGCAATTCTGGCATTACTACAATAGGAGCAGATTTTGGAACTCTCTTAAAAGAACAACTTGACAAAAACAGTGGCGCTGATAAAAATCAGGGGTTACAGTTTTCTAAACACGCACAGGAAAGAGTTGTACAAAGAGGAATTGAACTGACTCCTGAATTGATGGATGACCTGAATTCAGCTGTTAAAAAGGCTGATGCAAAGGGCGCCAAAGATGTAGTCATATTTGATTCCATGAATGCGTTTATCGTAAATGTACCAAATAAAACAGTAGTTACTACCATGTCTGGCAGTGAAATGAGAGACAATGTGTTTACAAACATTGATGGTGCAGTAATACTGTAA
- a CDS encoding EscU/YscU/HrcU family type III secretion system export apparatus switch protein — protein sequence MSQYNGTKRAVALKYDESQGAAPVIVASGLGHMAEKIVEVANQVDVPVYEDTSLATVLSQLELGAQIPEEVYRAVVEIYIYFLNFDSKK from the coding sequence ATGTCACAGTATAATGGGACGAAAAGAGCGGTGGCTTTGAAATATGACGAAAGTCAGGGAGCTGCACCTGTGATTGTAGCATCCGGACTGGGGCATATGGCTGAAAAAATTGTTGAAGTTGCCAACCAGGTAGATGTACCAGTTTATGAAGATACTTCCTTAGCAACCGTTTTGTCACAGCTGGAATTAGGGGCGCAGATTCCTGAAGAAGTATATCGGGCTGTTGTAGAGATTTATATATATTTCCTGAATTTTGATTCTAAGAAATAA
- a CDS encoding FliO/MopB family protein, translating into MIRIFGTIIPLMLALFAVVAVIYLSYVFSKYVALGASKMSGTKYMRVVDRMMLGQDKMMIIVQIGESYYLTGVTSQNVQIIKELSGDELIEMEAAVPSATFQQVMSFKSALQKHLNKKDNEPK; encoded by the coding sequence GTGATTAGAATTTTTGGTACTATTATACCGTTAATGCTGGCGCTGTTTGCAGTTGTTGCTGTTATATATTTAAGCTATGTGTTTAGCAAGTATGTGGCATTAGGCGCCAGTAAAATGAGTGGCACAAAATATATGCGGGTTGTTGACAGAATGATGCTGGGCCAGGATAAGATGATGATTATTGTCCAGATAGGTGAAAGTTATTATCTTACAGGGGTTACATCTCAGAATGTCCAGATTATAAAAGAGCTTTCAGGGGATGAACTGATTGAGATGGAAGCTGCTGTCCCGTCTGCAACTTTTCAGCAGGTCATGTCTTTTAAAAGTGCCTTACAAAAGCACTTAAACAAAAAAGACAATGAGCCAAAATAG
- a CDS encoding response regulator: MAKILLVDDAAFMRMMIKDTLSKNGYTDLYEAGDGAQAVEKYEEIKPDLVIMDITMPNMDGLEALKAITGKHPDAKVVMCSAMGQEAMVIEAIKLGAKDFIVKPFKPDRILKTVSAVLPQA; this comes from the coding sequence ATGGCAAAAATTTTGTTAGTTGATGATGCTGCATTTATGCGTATGATGATTAAAGATACTCTCTCAAAGAACGGTTATACAGATTTGTATGAAGCCGGAGATGGTGCTCAGGCGGTTGAAAAATACGAAGAGATTAAACCGGACTTAGTTATTATGGATATAACTATGCCGAATATGGATGGATTGGAAGCTTTAAAGGCTATTACAGGAAAGCACCCTGATGCCAAGGTGGTTATGTGTTCTGCAATGGGCCAGGAAGCAATGGTTATTGAGGCTATCAAGCTTGGAGCAAAGGACTTTATTGTTAAACCATTTAAACCAGACAGAATTTTAAAGACTGTATCTGCGGTTCTCCCACAGGCTTAG
- a CDS encoding flagellar hook capping FlgD N-terminal domain-containing protein — MADTTINDSMLKAMKAVTTDKSKSTKLKSDINLQTMDWMSLLVAQLKNQDMYNQTDNTQMMTQMAQYSQIQAVQSMVSLQEEIFAMNTSSYASSLIGKDVTVATLEKSTDSTGTTDKLVTTKGKITGVTLFEGSPMIYIGDKKFSFNQIMLIGDVPDGSSSSTGTGTDTTKTGGTTGGTTNNTTGGSGDNTTNNNTGGNSTNSQTSGSGGSGN; from the coding sequence TTGGCAGACACTACGATTAATGATAGCATGTTAAAAGCAATGAAAGCTGTCACTACGGATAAGAGCAAAAGCACAAAGTTGAAATCTGACATTAACCTTCAGACTATGGACTGGATGTCTCTTTTGGTGGCACAGTTAAAAAACCAGGACATGTATAACCAGACGGATAATACCCAGATGATGACCCAGATGGCACAGTATTCACAGATACAGGCTGTACAAAGCATGGTATCTCTCCAGGAAGAAATATTTGCTATGAATACTTCTTCATATGCATCCTCATTAATAGGAAAAGACGTAACTGTGGCTACATTGGAAAAAAGTACAGATTCTACTGGAACTACGGATAAACTGGTTACCACAAAAGGCAAAATTACAGGAGTAACTTTGTTTGAAGGATCCCCGATGATTTATATCGGAGATAAGAAATTTTCTTTCAACCAGATCATGCTTATAGGTGATGTACCAGATGGTAGCAGCAGTTCAACAGGTACTGGCACAGATACCACTAAAACTGGCGGTACTACTGGAGGCACAACAAATAATACCACAGGTGGTTCTGGAGACAATACAACAAATAATAACACTGGGGGCAACTCTACTAATTCCCAGACGTCAGGTTCCGGAGGAAGCGGAAATTAA
- a CDS encoding FliM/FliN family flagellar motor switch protein: MRAFLGEANILLEDVYSLKPGDVINLRKPKDSEVAVYVEDKPWYKGRLGEKKGSVAVKITGTTITR; this comes from the coding sequence ATACGAGCATTTTTAGGCGAAGCAAATATTCTGTTAGAAGATGTATATTCGCTTAAACCTGGTGATGTGATAAACTTAAGGAAACCTAAGGATTCAGAGGTAGCTGTATACGTGGAGGACAAACCATGGTATAAGGGGCGCCTGGGAGAGAAGAAAGGCAGTGTTGCAGTAAAGATAACCGGAACTACAATAACCCGGTAG
- the rfbG gene encoding CDP-glucose 4,6-dehydratase yields the protein MKNFYNNKKIFITGNTGFKGTWLSHILMLYGAQLCGYSDKKGTLFEMCGADIQYETIYGDIRNYELLNQSINRFKPDIVIHMAAQPLVIEGYNKPRETYEVNVMGTVNLMTSIQRSVNLGSVVNVTTDKVYKNLDKDRPYSEEDQLGGADPYSCSKTCSELVTESLRKSFKYDCNIATARAGNVIAGGDFAKNRIIPDCINAAEAGEKIFIRNPKSIRPWQHVLDPLNGYITLAKALYENKTTESAFNFGPELEDCISVAQLADLFCTAWGHSIKWEHIGDGSDTKSFATFAESKMLTLDSTKSKKVLNWNHKWNVWQAVEKTVEWHQDYNSKKSSTHDICIKQIIQYNQ from the coding sequence ATGAAAAATTTTTATAATAATAAGAAAATATTTATTACAGGAAATACAGGCTTTAAAGGGACCTGGTTAAGTCATATCTTGATGTTGTATGGTGCTCAACTATGTGGTTACTCTGATAAAAAAGGAACATTATTTGAAATGTGTGGTGCAGATATACAATATGAAACTATTTATGGCGATATACGAAATTATGAATTGTTAAATCAATCAATTAATAGGTTTAAACCAGATATTGTAATTCATATGGCAGCACAACCTTTAGTAATAGAGGGATACAATAAGCCGAGAGAAACCTATGAAGTTAATGTTATGGGTACTGTAAATTTAATGACCTCAATACAGAGAAGTGTTAATCTTGGAAGCGTAGTAAATGTAACAACAGATAAAGTTTACAAAAATCTCGATAAGGATAGACCATATAGTGAGGAAGATCAGCTAGGCGGCGCAGATCCATATTCATGCTCAAAGACGTGCTCTGAATTAGTAACAGAGTCTCTTAGGAAAAGCTTTAAATATGATTGTAATATAGCAACGGCCAGAGCAGGCAATGTTATTGCTGGAGGGGATTTTGCAAAAAATAGGATTATACCAGATTGTATCAATGCCGCTGAAGCAGGAGAAAAAATTTTTATTAGAAATCCTAAATCTATTAGACCTTGGCAGCATGTTCTAGATCCGTTAAATGGATATATCACTTTAGCAAAAGCGCTATATGAAAATAAAACAACAGAGTCAGCATTTAATTTTGGACCTGAATTGGAAGATTGTATATCAGTTGCACAGTTAGCTGATTTATTCTGCACTGCGTGGGGGCACAGTATTAAATGGGAACATATAGGTGATGGGAGTGACACAAAGTCTTTTGCCACATTTGCAGAATCTAAAATGTTAACTTTAGATTCTACAAAATCAAAAAAAGTTTTAAACTGGAATCATAAATGGAATGTGTGGCAGGCCGTAGAAAAAACAGTAGAATGGCACCAAGATTATAATTCAAAAAAGAGCAGTACACACGATATTTGTATAAAACAAATAATACAATATAATCAATAG